A section of the Marinoscillum sp. 108 genome encodes:
- a CDS encoding four helix bundle protein, translating to MRDFTKYDVWNNAISLSVKIYSLTANYPGEEKYGLVSQLRRASVSVPSNFAEGCSRSSEKDFKRFIEIAIGSAFELKTQLVISNKLGHLSERDFSSVIDDLDIIAKQLNSFRNKLN from the coding sequence ATGAGGGACTTTACGAAGTATGATGTTTGGAATAACGCAATCAGCTTATCAGTGAAGATTTATTCCCTCACAGCCAACTATCCGGGTGAAGAAAAATATGGACTCGTTAGCCAGTTGAGAAGGGCTTCGGTTTCAGTGCCTTCTAATTTTGCCGAAGGATGTAGTCGATCATCAGAAAAGGATTTCAAGAGATTCATTGAAATTGCGATTGGGTCGGCTTTTGAGCTTAAAACCCAGCTGGTTATTTCCAATAAGTTGGGACATTTATCAGAGAGAGATTTTTCATCTGTAATTGATGATCTTGATATTATTGCAAAACAACTAAATTCTTTTAGGAATAAATTGAATTAA
- the cysN gene encoding sulfate adenylyltransferase subunit CysN produces the protein MSKTGEQPTAKANSYLDMELLRFTTAGSVDDGKSTLIGRLLFDSKSIFEDQMEQVRQSSERKGLEGADLALLTDGLKDEREQGITIDVAYRYFATPKRKFIIADTPGHIQYTRNMVTGASTANVALILIDARNGVVDQTCRHSIIASLLQIPHLVVCVNKMDLVDYSQEVYDNIVESFENFASKLEVKDVRFIPISALKGDNVVNRSENMSWFEGSTLLYTLEHMHIGSDHNHIDCRFPVQTVIRPKSDKYHDYRGYAGRIAGGIFKPGDEVTVLPSGFSSKIKSIETFDGPIEEAYAPMSVTITLEDDVDVSRGDMLVRTNNQPEAKQDLEVMLCWLNQKGPMPRTKYTLRHTTADMKAMIKEVRYKLDINTLHRNEEDKNVGMNDICRVQLRTTKPVLADSYRKNRQTGSIILVDDATNETVAAGMII, from the coding sequence ATGAGCAAAACAGGCGAACAGCCAACAGCCAAAGCGAATAGCTACCTGGACATGGAGCTACTTCGATTCACCACCGCAGGCAGTGTGGATGATGGAAAGAGCACCCTCATTGGAAGACTGTTATTTGATTCCAAATCGATTTTTGAGGATCAGATGGAGCAGGTGCGTCAGTCAAGTGAGCGAAAGGGACTCGAAGGGGCAGATTTGGCTTTGCTGACAGACGGGCTAAAGGATGAGCGTGAGCAAGGAATTACCATTGACGTGGCCTACCGATACTTTGCTACACCCAAGCGGAAGTTTATTATTGCGGATACACCGGGCCATATACAGTATACCAGAAACATGGTCACAGGGGCGTCTACGGCCAATGTTGCTTTGATCCTTATAGATGCCAGAAATGGCGTTGTAGATCAGACTTGTCGTCACTCGATCATTGCTTCATTGCTTCAGATTCCACACCTCGTGGTTTGTGTCAATAAGATGGATCTGGTGGATTATAGCCAGGAAGTTTATGACAATATCGTAGAGAGCTTTGAGAATTTTGCTTCGAAATTGGAAGTAAAGGATGTGAGGTTTATACCTATCAGCGCATTGAAGGGGGACAATGTGGTGAACAGAAGTGAGAATATGTCCTGGTTTGAAGGCTCTACTTTGCTCTATACCCTGGAACATATGCACATCGGTAGCGATCACAACCACATCGATTGCAGGTTTCCTGTACAGACGGTTATCAGGCCTAAATCTGATAAGTATCATGACTATAGAGGGTATGCCGGCCGCATAGCCGGAGGAATTTTCAAGCCTGGAGATGAAGTGACCGTGCTGCCATCAGGATTTAGTTCTAAAATCAAATCGATTGAAACCTTTGATGGCCCTATCGAGGAGGCGTATGCGCCCATGTCGGTGACGATCACACTGGAGGATGACGTGGATGTGAGCAGAGGAGACATGCTGGTGAGAACTAATAATCAGCCCGAAGCAAAACAGGATTTGGAAGTGATGCTTTGTTGGTTGAACCAGAAAGGTCCTATGCCAAGGACTAAGTATACGCTTCGTCATACCACTGCTGACATGAAAGCCATGATCAAAGAGGTGCGATATAAGCTGGATATCAATACCCTTCACCGGAATGAGGAAGACAAGAATGTAGGGATGAATGATATTTGTAGGGTACAGCTGAGGACTACCAAGCCAGTTCTGGCGGATTCTTACAGAAAAAACAGACAGACAGGGAGTATCATATTGGTTGACGATGCTACCAACGAGACTGTGGCAGCAGGTATGATTATCTGA
- the cysQ gene encoding 3'(2'),5'-bisphosphate nucleotidase CysQ, which translates to MDFNNLLEIAKIAAQKASVEILRIYDSGDFSIEAKSDHSPLTLADKASHQAIVKELEPTGIPILSEEGNSIPYETRSQWDYFWMIDPLDGTKEFIKKNGEFTVNIALIHENRAILGVVFTPVLNDLFWAVKGDGSFKNGDRISSNHFSLSDKGLNVVASRSHLNDETQAYLDELNEPQTLSKGSSLKLLMIAEGVADLYPRYAPTMEWDTAAAQIIVEEAGGAVIVKGTNEPVAYNKQNLLNPHFLVTGRLKS; encoded by the coding sequence ATGGACTTTAACAACCTTTTAGAGATAGCCAAAATTGCCGCCCAAAAGGCGAGTGTAGAAATTCTTCGTATTTACGACTCGGGTGATTTTTCTATTGAGGCAAAATCTGACCACTCACCTCTGACCCTGGCAGATAAGGCATCACACCAGGCCATTGTTAAGGAGTTGGAGCCGACAGGAATTCCCATTCTGAGTGAAGAAGGAAATTCGATTCCCTATGAAACGAGAAGCCAGTGGGATTACTTCTGGATGATTGATCCATTGGACGGAACCAAGGAGTTTATCAAAAAAAATGGAGAGTTCACGGTAAACATTGCGTTGATTCATGAGAATCGAGCCATACTTGGGGTGGTTTTTACACCAGTGTTGAATGATCTTTTTTGGGCGGTCAAAGGAGATGGTTCCTTTAAAAATGGTGACCGCATAAGTTCAAATCACTTTAGTTTGAGTGACAAAGGCCTCAATGTAGTGGCTTCCAGGTCTCATTTGAATGACGAAACGCAGGCCTATCTGGACGAACTGAATGAGCCTCAGACATTATCCAAGGGCAGTTCCTTGAAATTGCTGATGATTGCGGAGGGGGTGGCAGATCTGTATCCGCGTTATGCGCCCACCATGGAATGGGATACCGCAGCCGCCCAGATTATCGTTGAGGAAGCTGGCGGCGCCGTTATCGTAAAAGGGACCAATGAGCCGGTGGCTTATAACAAGCAGAACCTGTTGAATCCGCATTTTTTGGTGACTGGCCGGTTAAAAAGCTAG
- a CDS encoding SLBB domain-containing protein: protein MSKVIIRIFLVCIITVAHVAITKAQDASSIQNLQNVNVDELSDEQVQKFIDQMEASGYSEQQLEVLARARGMSSTQLSKLRQRIAKLQSGSSGGGSKEISRGRTSTIDYNRQANDENRSSTFDPFASIFPLDTLKDDSELKIFGLSFFKNQNLTFEPSLSIATPKGYQIGPGDQIIIDVWGASEQTYQLEVSPEGSIIIPSLGPIYLNGLSMERAESRILSKLKAIYSTLGDNTHAQVSLGQTRTINVNVIGEVDRPGTYQMSSFGTAFNALYFAGGPNNKGSLRDIQVFRGGQKVATLDAYSFLIYGEGQNIMLQDQDVLLVKPYLNRISIDGEVKRPAIYEIKAEESLSKLLEFSGGFTAMAYQASISLRRNLGNRKTVQTISPEDFAGFKLQGGDYIEIGAIQDQFIGRVRIEGAVNHPGEFELKEGMMLSDLIAVSDGFRADVFLPRAIVIRQNDDLTLSNLAFSPQEVLNGTFDLALKSEDLIRVQSLFDMKENYTVSIQGEVLIPGNYPFAKGMTVENLIYLANGFKETAAKSFVEVARRVTEDMGDGSNASEIFNFPIDQNLSLNATGSQFELKPFDLVVIRKSPFYEKQSIIEIEGEVQYPGKYALQTKNERISDVLKRAGGLTAFAYAKGATLIRRTEYYVSDDEGDEAAKIRREELKGLLARDTLVDKSQQAFKAQESIGIRLVEILENPGSGFDLILKEGDVISIPRELQTVRIRGEVLYPSTVRFDKSNSFNQFISKAGGFADNAKRNKSYVVYANGSAERTRSFLWFKDYPKVEPGAEIIIPRKPERRKLSPGEIISITTGIGTLALIINNLTR from the coding sequence ATGAGTAAAGTCATTATCAGAATTTTTCTGGTTTGTATCATTACCGTTGCACATGTTGCGATCACCAAAGCCCAGGACGCTTCCAGTATTCAAAATCTGCAGAATGTGAATGTAGATGAACTGAGCGATGAGCAGGTTCAGAAGTTCATCGACCAAATGGAGGCCAGTGGGTATTCGGAACAACAGCTTGAAGTCCTTGCCAGAGCCCGTGGGATGTCATCTACACAGCTTTCCAAGCTTAGACAAAGGATAGCAAAGCTTCAATCAGGAAGCAGTGGAGGAGGAAGTAAGGAAATATCTAGAGGTAGAACCTCAACGATCGATTACAATAGACAGGCCAACGACGAAAACCGGTCGTCAACATTTGATCCCTTTGCATCTATTTTCCCACTAGATACCTTAAAGGATGATTCAGAATTAAAGATTTTTGGACTTTCTTTTTTTAAGAATCAGAACCTCACCTTTGAGCCGAGTTTAAGTATCGCCACTCCAAAAGGGTATCAGATTGGTCCTGGAGACCAAATCATTATTGATGTGTGGGGCGCTTCAGAACAGACCTATCAATTAGAAGTATCACCAGAGGGGTCTATCATTATTCCAAGTTTGGGGCCTATTTATCTGAATGGACTTTCTATGGAGCGGGCCGAATCAAGGATCTTGTCCAAGTTGAAAGCCATCTACAGCACTCTGGGGGACAATACTCATGCTCAGGTGAGTTTGGGTCAAACAAGAACCATTAATGTCAATGTGATTGGTGAAGTAGACCGGCCGGGAACCTATCAAATGTCCTCATTTGGGACAGCCTTCAATGCCTTGTATTTTGCGGGAGGTCCGAATAATAAGGGTTCACTGAGAGATATTCAAGTATTCAGGGGCGGGCAAAAAGTGGCTACCCTGGATGCTTATAGTTTTTTGATTTACGGCGAGGGTCAAAACATCATGCTTCAGGATCAGGATGTACTGTTGGTAAAGCCTTATCTCAATCGGATTTCCATTGATGGAGAGGTGAAGCGTCCGGCCATATATGAAATCAAGGCTGAGGAATCTTTATCAAAGCTCCTTGAGTTCTCTGGCGGGTTCACCGCCATGGCCTACCAGGCAAGCATTTCACTAAGAAGAAATTTGGGAAACCGAAAAACCGTCCAGACCATATCACCTGAGGACTTTGCAGGATTTAAGTTACAGGGGGGGGATTATATTGAGATCGGGGCCATTCAGGATCAGTTTATCGGAAGGGTTCGGATAGAGGGAGCAGTGAATCATCCCGGTGAGTTTGAACTCAAAGAAGGCATGATGTTGTCTGATCTAATAGCTGTTTCAGATGGATTCCGAGCAGATGTCTTCTTGCCAAGAGCGATAGTGATCAGGCAGAATGATGATTTAACCCTTTCAAATTTGGCTTTTTCTCCTCAAGAAGTACTGAATGGAACCTTTGATTTGGCATTGAAATCAGAAGATCTGATTAGGGTTCAATCGCTTTTCGACATGAAAGAGAACTATACGGTGTCTATTCAGGGTGAGGTGTTGATCCCTGGCAATTATCCGTTTGCAAAAGGGATGACCGTGGAGAATCTCATTTATCTGGCGAATGGTTTTAAGGAAACTGCAGCTAAGTCTTTTGTGGAGGTGGCTCGTAGGGTTACAGAGGACATGGGAGACGGGAGCAATGCATCTGAGATTTTCAATTTTCCAATTGATCAGAATTTGTCGTTGAATGCAACTGGTTCGCAATTTGAGTTGAAACCCTTTGATCTGGTGGTGATCCGTAAGTCACCTTTCTATGAAAAACAAAGTATTATAGAGATTGAAGGAGAAGTGCAATATCCCGGAAAATACGCTTTGCAAACTAAAAACGAGCGCATCTCTGATGTGTTGAAGCGTGCTGGGGGATTGACGGCTTTCGCTTACGCCAAAGGAGCGACACTGATTCGACGAACGGAGTATTATGTTTCAGATGATGAAGGGGATGAAGCGGCAAAGATTAGAAGAGAAGAATTGAAGGGTCTGTTAGCTCGGGATACGCTCGTGGATAAGAGTCAACAAGCTTTTAAGGCACAGGAATCGATAGGGATCCGTTTAGTAGAAATTCTTGAAAACCCCGGCTCTGGTTTTGATCTGATCCTCAAGGAGGGGGATGTGATCAGTATACCAAGGGAATTGCAAACTGTAAGAATACGTGGTGAGGTACTCTACCCAAGTACCGTGCGGTTTGATAAGTCGAATTCCTTCAATCAATTTATTTCGAAGGCGGGGGGGTTTGCAGACAACGCCAAGAGAAACAAGTCTTACGTGGTTTATGCCAACGGTAGCGCCGAACGGACCCGAAGTTTTCTGTGGTTTAAAGACTATCCCAAGGTAGAGCCTGGAGCGGAGATAATTATTCCAAGGAAGCCTGAGCGGAGAAAGTTAAGTCCCGGAGAGATTATTAGCATTACCACAGGTATAGGTACGTTAGCATTGATTATTAATAATTTGACTAGGTGA